One genomic window of Ziziphus jujuba cultivar Dongzao chromosome 4, ASM3175591v1 includes the following:
- the LOC107405905 gene encoding zinc finger protein CONSTANS-LIKE 2, which translates to MMEEESSDAGASGWARVCDTCRSAACTVYCRADSAYLCTGCDARIHAANRVASRHERVWVCEACERAPAAFLCKADAASLCTACDADIHSANPLARRHHRVPILPISGCLYGPPATNPSGSLTATAAGGDTADGFLGDETIDEEDEDEAASWLLLNPVKNSNGNNNNNNHGNGFLFGGDADEYLDFAEYNSCGDNQFADPYNQQQQQKQQHQQHYVVPQQKNYGGGDSIVPVQYGEGKTHQLQQQGYQLGLEYESSKAAHSYNGSTSYSVSVSSMDVGVVPDSTMSDISISHPRPPKGTIDLFSGPPIQMPSQLTPMDREARVLRYREKKKTRKFEKTIRYASRKAYAETRPRIKGRFAKRTDVEVEVEQMFSTALMAETGYGIVPSF; encoded by the exons atgatggaGGAGGAGAGCAGCGACGCCGGAGCCAGTGGATGGGCACGTGTATGCGACACGTGCCGCTCCGCGGCATGCACCGTCTACTGCCGTGCTGACTCGGCATACCTCTGCACCGGCTGCGATGCGAGAATCCACGCCGCCAACCGAGTGGCTTCACGCCATGAGCGTGTCTGGGTCTGCGAGGCCTGCGAGCGCGCTCCAGCCGCTTTCCTATGCAAAGCCGACGCCGCTTCACTCTGCACCGCCTGCGACGCCGATATCCACTCCGCCAACCCCCTCGCCCGCCGCCACCACCGCGTTCCGATTCTACCCATCTCCGGCTGCCTGTACGGACCTCCGGCTACCAACCCCAGTGGAAGTCTTACGGCTACCGCCGCCGGTGGTGATACCGCGGATGGGTTTTTAGGAGACGAGACGATCGATGAGGAGGATGAGGATGAAGCGGCGTCGTGGTTGTTGCTGAATCCGGTGAAGAACAGCAAcggcaacaacaacaacaacaatcacGGAAATGGGTTTTTGTTCGGCGGGGATGCGGATGAGTATTTGGACTTCGCGGAGTACAATTCTTGCGGTGACAACCAGTTCGCCGATCCGTACAaccagcaacaacaacaaaagcagCAGCACCAACAGCATTACGTTGTGCCGCAGCAGAAGAACTATGGAGGGGGTGATAGTATTGTGCCGGTTCAGTATGGTGAAGGGAAAACCCACCAGCTGCAACAACAGGGCTACCAATTAGGATTGGAGTATGAATCTTCAAAAGCTGCACACAGTTATAATGGCTCTACTAGTTACAGT GTCTCTGTTTCGTCTATGGATGTTGGTGTTGTACCGGACTCGACCATGAGTGATATATCAATTTCACACCCAAGACCTCCCAAAGGAACAATTGACCTTTTCTCTGGACCTCCTATTCAGATGCCATCCCAACTTACTCCGATGGACAGGGAGGCCAGGGTTCTAAGAtacagagagaagaagaagacaaggaAGTTTGAGAAGACAATAAGGTATGCCTCAAGGAAGGCTTATGCAGAGACTAGACCCAGGATCAAAGGCCGTTTTGCTAAACGAACCGATGTAGAGGTTGAAGTGGAACAGATGTTTTCCACTGCATTAATGGCAGAAACTGGATATGGAATTGTACCGTCATTTTAA
- the LOC132803455 gene encoding protein GLUTAMINE DUMPER 5-like, with translation MRHRNNSSATATAPTTSTDAAGMDNWNSPIPYLFGGLALMLGLIAMALIILACSYRKPSFSSATTSGGAADDDPGHRKSSAKQVDVVVDSEPNTVVILAGQANPTHLANPVSSTQHVQPV, from the coding sequence atgaggcaTCGAAACAACTCCTCGGCCACCGCCACCGCCCCGACAACGAGCACAGATGCCGCCGGAATGGACAACTGGAACTCTCCAATTCCATACCTGTTTGGGGGGCTAGCTCTGATGTTGGGTCTCATTGCGATGGCATTGATAATTCTTGCTTGCTCCTACCGTAAACCTTCCTTCAGCTCAGCCACTACTTCCGGTGGTGCTGCCGATGACGATCCTGGTCACCGTAAATCTTCAGCCAAACAAGTTGATGTGGTTGTGGATTCAGAGCCTAACACTGTTGTCATCTTGGCTGGCCAAGCCAACCCAACTCACTTGGCCAACCCTGTCTCTTCCACTCAACATGTCCAACCAGTTTGa
- the LOC107406678 gene encoding protein SOB FIVE-LIKE 4 — MGTEECSSSESGWTMYIASPVEEDDAECSSYGDDNDAKSKKRVTYQTYAANEEDFGSDDSMASDASSGPSYQQYYHGRSHCKESHGKKDKKQSTNKNNTNKKEKKSSGEKNTKRK, encoded by the coding sequence ATGGGAACAGAAGAATGTAGCAGCAGTGAATCTGGGTGGACGATGTATATTGCTTCTCCAGTGGAAGAAGATGATGCAGAATGCAGTAGTTATGGTGATGACAATGATGCCAAGAGCAAGAAGCGCGTTACCTATCAAACTTATGCTGCAAATGAAGAAGATTTTGGCAGCGATGATTCAATGGCTTCTGATGCATCATCTGGTCCTAGTTATCAGCAATATTACCATGGACGCTCTCACTGTAAAGAAAGTCATGGCAAGAAGGATAAGAAGCAGTCTACAAACAAGAACAACACAaacaagaaagagaagaaaagtaGTGGTGAAAAGAAcaccaaaagaaaatga